TAGTTATAAGAATATCTACCTCATAAATGCCATCACTGTGTCATGGCTTCATAATTTCAACACTTTCTCCTTAGGGGTTGAAAGTTACGGTAGTTACTTCACTTCCAGCTGTGTTTCAGGAGTGAACAATGGTCCAGAAGAATGTTGTGTGGATCAGACATAGGAAATAAATTGGATGTACAGCCATACAGAAGAAGCAAGCATTACTATTGCATCTAGCCTAACCTTTTACATCCTCTCATGGGCACATCATGGTTGTAATGAGTTCTTTGTTGCTGAAGCACTTCCATCAGCTCACATCCTCGTTATTTACTTTGTCCCAACACAGTGGGATTTGCAGCACCATATCCTCTAAACAGAGAGGATAGCTAAGGCTGAttgatgttttcttctttctctaaatgTACACACAGGTGGACACCCATATCCATGCAGCTGCTTGCATGAACCAGAAACATCTGCTGCGTTTTATTAAGAAATCTTACCAAATTGATGCCGACAGAGTGGTCTATAGCACCAAAGAGAAGAATATGACCTTAAAGGAACTTTTTGCTAAGTTAAAAATGCACCCTTATGACCTGACTGTTGATTCTCTGGATGTTCATGCTGTAGGTTGAAACATCAATGTCAGTTTCACTTTAATACTCAGAACCTCATGTCTTTCTCCTACAAGCCCTCCCTTCTCAGAGCCCTCTTAACCAGCTTGGCTTACCATGCTGCCTGAAAGCACCACAGACAATTTGACAATTTTAAAGTTTGCTAATTGTCACCTGTCCCAGTAaaattccccctttttttttgagacggagtcttgctctgtcgccaggctgaagggcagtggcacgatctcggctcatgcaacctctgcctcgccagttcaagcaatttccctgcctcagcctcccaagtagctgggattacaggtgcaccaccacacccagctaatttttttgtattttagtagagacagggtttcaccatgttggccagatggtctcaatctcctgacctcatgatccactcgcctcagcctcccaaagtgctgggattacaggcatgagccactgtgcccagcctcaaattccATTTTTGGAGCCCAATGCCCTTCCCCACTACCAGGCCCCAGTTCTGCTTAACTATTTTCTAGCTCTCTGTGTCCAGACAGTTCTGGCAAAAATACGTTTCTGCTCTTTTTTCCTGACTCAGGGACGCCAGACCTTCCAGCGTTTTGATAAGTTCAATGACAAATACAATCCTGTAGGAGCAAGTGAGCTACGGGACCTCTATTTGAAGACAGACAATTACATTAATGGGGAATATTTTGCCACTATCATCAAGGTGAGGAGGAGTCAATCAGATCTACGGTTACCTGGCATGGTTCTTGAGGAAagggactccagcctgggtagtaagagtgaaactctgtctcaaaaaaaaaaaaaaaaaaaaaaaaaagatatttaaagacCTCTGTTCCTAAGGTAGAGAAATTAAGGGTGTGGTTTCAAGATTGATTAAGGATCTGACCCTTTCAGATTCCAAAAGGAATAGAATGAGAATCTCCTCTCCCTAGACCCCAGAGGAACTTGTGGGAATCCCTGGCTTGGACTTCTCCCTTGGCTTTGCAGGAAGTAGGTGCAGACCTGGTGGAGGCCAAGTATCAGCATGCCGAGCCCCGCCTGTCCATCTATGGCCGCAGTCCTGACGAGTGGAGCAAACTTTCCTCCTGGTTCGTCTGCAACCGTATCCACTGCCCCAACATGACATGGATGATCCAGGTCCCCAGGATCTAGTATGTACCTGCCCATCAGAAACTCTAAAGCCTGCCCTTTCTTATCTGCCTCAACTCCCCTGCATGAACAAGGAATGTGTTGCCCATCTAGAAAGAAATCCGCACTCACTATTGGGTCCTGCATGCTTCATTTTGTCCTTTCTGCGTGCAGCACCCTTAACCACGGACAGGAGCTAGAAAGATCATTTCAGTTCAGTTCTCTAGCTTTATGAGGATCATAAATATCTGGCTGAGAATGATTAAACTACGATAGAATAAGAACTATGTAGTTtggtacacattttttttcaccTGGTCTTCTTTGTGTCAAGTCCATTCTTTCCCATGCTCATCTCTACTGGGATGTGGCTTTCTTGTATCAGAACCTTTACCACTGTCTGTCAACCGTCTTATCTACAAGTGCTCAGGTTCTCCACAATCAGTGAGTATTTATCAATGGTATTGTTGAGGAAGTCATCTCCCTTTCATACCACCTGCTATCATTCATCGCCTTCAGGGATGGCTTCTCTTTTGGTTTGTCCAGGGTCATTGATCTTTTATCTAACTTAGGTGTTTATATATGTTCTGGCTACCTGCCTTTCTTTGAGTTCCGTGTGACCTGCTGCAATGCAAAAGTTTCATCCTAACTTTTTaagccaaaaaaataattttttgactgGGATAATACTTCCTGTCTAATAGGCAGAGAGGCGGTAGGTTGGTGAGGAGTATAGACTCTGGACCCAGAGTGGCGATACTTGACTCCTGGCTCTACCGTTTAGCTGTGCAACTTCGGGTTAAGTTATATCACCTCATTGTGCCCTTAGTGTCATCATCCCTAAAACAAGGTAAAAACAGTACCTAACTTATTGAGTTGTTATGTGGATTACGTTAGTTAATACTTCTGGACACGGAGGAGAGTAGTTGCCATATATTAAATGCTATATAATAGTTTGTTAAATCGGATCAGAGGTATTCTTGGTATCATTTCATGCTATCTTGTAGCTGCACACATATATAAATCATTGAAATTTTTGTGACATAATTGCTATATTCCTTTATGTGGACTTAGCTGTGAAGGTTTAGTTTTCCTACAATAAAGGTTTGTAAAAAAGATGGGGGCATAGGGTCCACCCAAAAATTTTTACTTACTATGTCCAGCCCAAACTGAATCCCTCTTTTTAGGTAACCAAGAAGAACATATGAGGAGCATGGGCCTAGGATCGATATACGAAGTCTTTTCCTGTCCATGACATTTGGTCCTCTGGTTCCCTCATACTGGGTGGGGCTAACAGtcctaaaaatcttttttttctcctaaattcTTTTCATTCTTGCCTCTAGTGATGTGTTCCGTTCCAAgaattttcttccacattttggaaaaatgctgGAGAATATTTTCATGCCAGTGTTTGAGGCCACCATCAACCCCCAGGCTGACCCAAATCTCAGTGTCTTCCTCAAACATGTAAGCATGACCCTTCAGGCCTTCGTACTGATGCTCATGAACCAGCCTTCCTACCTGGTCATGACTAATTCTTGGTGCTTATCTCTTTCTGTTTGGTCTGTGCCTTTGGACCTGAAAATTTGTGTGAGGACTGGGACCCTGCAGTTGGACTGAACTGACTGCAGGGCTCACTTTTCCTAACAGATCACTGGCTTTGACAGTGTGGATGATGAGTCCAAACACAGTGGCCACATGTTCTCCTCCAAGAGTCCCAAGCCCCAGGAGTGGACATTGGAAAAGAATCCATCTTACACTTACTATGCCTACTACATGTATGCAAACATCATGGTGCTCAACAGCCTGAGAAAGTAAGTAGGAGACAACTGGAACTAGGAGGGCCTATTCGGCACAGCTCTTTTCCTCATACATTGGCACTTAAGGTGGTCAAGGCCTCAGTGCATTACTGTGATGCTTTCAATTGGCCCAAATCAGAAATTTCTTTCCCTTAacttttttcttcagtttatttatttagggGCAAAAATTGATATTTTGATGCTTCCAATAATTTAACCAGTTCCTTTTTTTGGAAGTTTAGGAATTTATACTAATCATTGTGCAATTAATTATAAAACTTCATTTTACCCTTCTTGTATACTTGGGTAAGGAATAAGTAGAGAGATATTACACTGGGATTTTCTGGAAACATTTCTCCCTTGAAGTATGAATGGAGTAAATGATGAGATGGTGATATTGGTAACTTTCCTATTGAGACTGAAGATATTTCCATCCAGGCAATCAACACTTGACTTGCTTCCTTACCCCAATATCCTCTGCTGCCTCTCTTTAGAAACTTTGTATTTAGCAAGAATTAAGATTATGATTTGGGGCTGTTTTACCTAATTATTTGGATGGCTTACTTCCTGCCAGAGTGTTCATTTTTCTACTGATTCTGTAAATCACTCCATACCCAGAACTTGCAATTCCTGTAACAGTTCTGTTTCCCCAGGGAACGAGGCATGAACACGTTTCTATTCCGACCTCACTGTGGGGAAGCTGGAGCCCTCACCCATCTAATGACAGCATTCATGATCGCAGATAACATCTCTCATGGCCTGAATTTAAAAAAGGTGAGTTGGAAGCtctcttcttaatttttatattggagCTAGAGGAATCTTTTTTCCCTTAACCAACCATGCTGTCACAAGTCATTATCAACACTGGAATCATATTCAAATAGAGCATAAAAGATTTTTTAGTTTAGTGCAGTTCATTCTACAGAGAGAAGGCAAGGGACTTGCTCAAGATTACCTAGCTAGTTGCTGTCAGAGATAAGTTAACGCAGATCTCCTGACTTCTAGCTTAGAATCCTGACAAGGGATAAATCGGAGATGGCCTGGCTTACCTTAAGCTAGTTTTTGCCAGATTTCTTGTTATAGCAtgcttcaagattttttttttttttttttttttttttttttttttgagagtcagGACTTTCTtgtagagagagaaagcaaagaatgTTTCAAGGCAAAGTTTTTTGCCTGAGACAGACCATCTAGCATAGGCAATTCCAGATCGAATAAACAATTTGGTTTGACTCAATCCTTCTGAAAATTAATGTATCCTAAATACACTTATTCTAAATAGCATTTACATTGAAAAACTCCTAAATTCTCCTTATTAAGGGACTTGAAGAACAAGTGATGATTTTGTTGAAAGCTGAAGCTTAAGGCAGACCATGAGATTGTTTCTAGTTTGTATTCCTTTTTcaacatctttaaatatttttcacttttctttttcagagtccCGTGTTACAGTACTTGTTTTTCTTAGCCCAGATTCCCATCGCCATGTCACCGCTAAGTAACAATAGCCTATTTCTAGAGTATGCCAAAAATCCTTTTTTGGATTTCCTTCAGAAAGGGTTAATGATCTCACTGTCTACAGATGACCCAATGCAATTCCACTTTACCAAGGTATGGTATGGGCCTGGGCAATACAAGTACATTTTACTGGACTGTTGTTTTCCATCCAGAATTTGAAAGTCAAATTAAGGCATTTGATTATTCTTTCTGAGCGGGATGcatattattaattaattcattacTTTTTCCCTCATTTAATAATTAACTGCAGGAGCCTCTAATGGAAGAATATGCTATTGCTGCACAAGTCTTCAAGCTGAGCACCTGTGATATGTGTGAAGTGGCAAGGAACAGTGTCTTGCAGTGTGGAATTTCTCATGAGGTAGACCTGTCCTTGAATGGCTGCCCTTCTGGGTATAGGGTCTGCTAACTTGAATACTGAAAAAGTAGTGGGGAAGGACATGCAGAAAAATTGTCCCACAAATCATATGCCATTACTATGGATAGGGACTAGAAGGGATTATTCTATCTCCTTGCCCATGCCTTTGGGGCAAGGGAAGTAAAATACACTTGATTTCTCAGCAGATTGTGAATGCTGAGGCACTAGATGAGTGCTTTTAGTGGTTTATTACTATTCTTTTGTCAGTGGCTAAGGTAAAGAAGGGATTTTTGTAAAGAAGGCAATTATTGTCTATACTAGGGTGAAAAGAGACAACAATCATTCTGCATCCCTTTCTCTTACAGGAGAAAGCAAAGTTTCTGGGTGACAATTATCTTGAGGAAGGCCCTGCTGGAAATGACATCCGGAGGACAAACGTAGCCCAAATCCGAATGGCTTATCGCTATGAAACCTGGTGTTATGAACTCAATTTAATTGCTGAGGGCCttaaatcaacagaataaaattagtaaactaaataataatataagTGAGATTCATTGTAGAGTTTGTATAATAGTTACCTGTTATCAGTCCCTACTATAAACCAAGGACTATATTAGATGTTCCACtgatatcatttcatttaatccttctcACAACCTTTataaagtagatattattatctccattttgggGAAATTAGTGCACTAAAGCCAGTAAGGTTAATAACCTGCACAAGGATACACCTGGCGAACGGTAGCAGTGAGAATGTGGGTTTCTCTGACTGCAGTCTCTACGACTTTCAGGCAAAATATCCATTAAAGCCAggcaaaaatacaagaaaatgacTTTTTGGGAGATAGACTTTTGGTTTATAGAACAAAATTTGGTTAAGGCACTTAGAACCATTAAAAAGTCCTTTGacggtcaggcacggtggctcacacctgtaataccagcaccttgggaggcagaggcgggcagatcacgaggtcaagagatcaaaatcatcctggccaacatggtgaaaccccctctctactaaaaaatacaaaaattagctgggcgtggtggcccatgcctatagttccagctactcgggaggctgaggcaggagaattgctggaacccgggaggtggaagttgcagtgagccaagattgtgccactgcactccatctggcgcctggcgacagggcaagacactgtctataaaaaaaaaaaaaagaaaaaagtcctttGACAAGGTATAAGTGAATAGTGAATAGTGGCTTTCTTAGACAAAACTAGAGGGTGCACCACAATATAGAAAAGCAGTACTTATGAGTTATTGTACTCAGAGAGAATTTTCCTTACAAAAGAATTCTTAGCTTTAAGGATGTGATTGACAATAAGATTATAGTGAGCTAAACTGGTACATTTCAAATGCTTTTGCTTACCAAAGTAAAATGTACATACAACTTTTAAGAAGCATGCCTTCCAAGCACTTTTCTCAGtataaagtaaagagaaaaaaaaactaaaaagaataaaaaagtttttaaaattataaaaagaataataattaaaaaaaagaagcatgccTATTACTCAAGTTCAGGTGAAATTCCAAGTGGACAGATGATTCTTCCACACGTACAACTGTGTTGGCATGTAGTGGCTGGGCTGATATTTCATTCAACTTACTCAATAAACAATTATTGACCAAATAGCTAAAGTATCAGGTACATTCTAAACACCAAAGGTATACAGAATATGATTTCATTCCTATCCTCTAGTTGTCCTCAGCATGAAGTTATAGAATATGTGGCTATAAGTAAAAAAGAGAATTTTGTGAAATGTCTCAGAaactaatgactttttttttttttttttttgagata
Above is a window of Saimiri boliviensis isolate mSaiBol1 chromosome 11, mSaiBol1.pri, whole genome shotgun sequence DNA encoding:
- the AMPD1 gene encoding AMP deaminase 1 isoform X1, giving the protein MPLFKLPAEEKQIDDAMRNFAEKVFASEVKDEGGRQEISPFDVEEICPISLREMQAHVFHLDTLSTSIEARRKKRFQGRKTVNLSIPLSETSSTKLSHIDEYISSPTYQTVPDFQRVQITGDYASGVTVEDFEIVCKGLYRALCIREKYMQKSFQRFPKTPSKYLRNIDGQAWVANESFYPVFTPPVKKGEDPFQTDKLPENLGYHLKMKDGVVYVYPNEAAASKDEPKPLPYPNLDTFLDDMNFLLALIAQGPVKTYTHRRLKFLSSKFQVHQMLNEMDELKELKNNPHRDFYNCRKVDTHIHAAACMNQKHLLRFIKKSYQIDADRVVYSTKEKNMTLKELFAKLKMHPYDLTVDSLDVHAGRQTFQRFDKFNDKYNPVGASELRDLYLKTDNYINGEYFATIIKEVGADLVEAKYQHAEPRLSIYGRSPDEWSKLSSWFVCNRIHCPNMTWMIQVPRIYDVFRSKNFLPHFGKMLENIFMPVFEATINPQADPNLSVFLKHITGFDSVDDESKHSGHMFSSKSPKPQEWTLEKNPSYTYYAYYMYANIMVLNSLRKERGMNTFLFRPHCGEAGALTHLMTAFMIADNISHGLNLKKSPVLQYLFFLAQIPIAMSPLSNNSLFLEYAKNPFLDFLQKGLMISLSTDDPMQFHFTKEPLMEEYAIAAQVFKLSTCDMCEVARNSVLQCGISHEEKAKFLGDNYLEEGPAGNDIRRTNVAQIRMAYRYETWCYELNLIAEGLKSTE
- the AMPD1 gene encoding AMP deaminase 1 isoform X2, yielding MPLFKLPEIDDAMRNFAEKVFASEVKDEGGRQEISPFDVEEICPISLREMQAHVFHLDTLSTSIEARRKKRFQGRKTVNLSIPLSETSSTKLSHIDEYISSPTYQTVPDFQRVQITGDYASGVTVEDFEIVCKGLYRALCIREKYMQKSFQRFPKTPSKYLRNIDGQAWVANESFYPVFTPPVKKGEDPFQTDKLPENLGYHLKMKDGVVYVYPNEAAASKDEPKPLPYPNLDTFLDDMNFLLALIAQGPVKTYTHRRLKFLSSKFQVHQMLNEMDELKELKNNPHRDFYNCRKVDTHIHAAACMNQKHLLRFIKKSYQIDADRVVYSTKEKNMTLKELFAKLKMHPYDLTVDSLDVHAGRQTFQRFDKFNDKYNPVGASELRDLYLKTDNYINGEYFATIIKEVGADLVEAKYQHAEPRLSIYGRSPDEWSKLSSWFVCNRIHCPNMTWMIQVPRIYDVFRSKNFLPHFGKMLENIFMPVFEATINPQADPNLSVFLKHITGFDSVDDESKHSGHMFSSKSPKPQEWTLEKNPSYTYYAYYMYANIMVLNSLRKERGMNTFLFRPHCGEAGALTHLMTAFMIADNISHGLNLKKSPVLQYLFFLAQIPIAMSPLSNNSLFLEYAKNPFLDFLQKGLMISLSTDDPMQFHFTKEPLMEEYAIAAQVFKLSTCDMCEVARNSVLQCGISHEEKAKFLGDNYLEEGPAGNDIRRTNVAQIRMAYRYETWCYELNLIAEGLKSTE
- the AMPD1 gene encoding AMP deaminase 1 isoform X3, whose product is MRNFAEKVFASEVKDEGGRQEISPFDVEEICPISLREMQAHVFHLDTLSTSIEARRKKRFQGRKTVNLSIPLSETSSTKLSHIDEYISSPTYQTVPDFQRVQITGDYASGVTVEDFEIVCKGLYRALCIREKYMQKSFQRFPKTPSKYLRNIDGQAWVANESFYPVFTPPVKKGEDPFQTDKLPENLGYHLKMKDGVVYVYPNEAAASKDEPKPLPYPNLDTFLDDMNFLLALIAQGPVKTYTHRRLKFLSSKFQVHQMLNEMDELKELKNNPHRDFYNCRKVDTHIHAAACMNQKHLLRFIKKSYQIDADRVVYSTKEKNMTLKELFAKLKMHPYDLTVDSLDVHAGRQTFQRFDKFNDKYNPVGASELRDLYLKTDNYINGEYFATIIKEVGADLVEAKYQHAEPRLSIYGRSPDEWSKLSSWFVCNRIHCPNMTWMIQVPRIYDVFRSKNFLPHFGKMLENIFMPVFEATINPQADPNLSVFLKHITGFDSVDDESKHSGHMFSSKSPKPQEWTLEKNPSYTYYAYYMYANIMVLNSLRKERGMNTFLFRPHCGEAGALTHLMTAFMIADNISHGLNLKKSPVLQYLFFLAQIPIAMSPLSNNSLFLEYAKNPFLDFLQKGLMISLSTDDPMQFHFTKEPLMEEYAIAAQVFKLSTCDMCEVARNSVLQCGISHEEKAKFLGDNYLEEGPAGNDIRRTNVAQIRMAYRYETWCYELNLIAEGLKSTE
- the AMPD1 gene encoding AMP deaminase 1 isoform X5; translated protein: MQKSFQRFPKTPSKYLRNIDGQAWVANESFYPVFTPPVKKGEDPFQTDKLPENLGYHLKMKDGVVYVYPNEAAASKDEPKPLPYPNLDTFLDDMNFLLALIAQGPVKTYTHRRLKFLSSKFQVHQMLNEMDELKELKNNPHRDFYNCRKVDTHIHAAACMNQKHLLRFIKKSYQIDADRVVYSTKEKNMTLKELFAKLKMHPYDLTVDSLDVHAGRQTFQRFDKFNDKYNPVGASELRDLYLKTDNYINGEYFATIIKEVGADLVEAKYQHAEPRLSIYGRSPDEWSKLSSWFVCNRIHCPNMTWMIQVPRIYDVFRSKNFLPHFGKMLENIFMPVFEATINPQADPNLSVFLKHITGFDSVDDESKHSGHMFSSKSPKPQEWTLEKNPSYTYYAYYMYANIMVLNSLRKERGMNTFLFRPHCGEAGALTHLMTAFMIADNISHGLNLKKSPVLQYLFFLAQIPIAMSPLSNNSLFLEYAKNPFLDFLQKGLMISLSTDDPMQFHFTKEPLMEEYAIAAQVFKLSTCDMCEVARNSVLQCGISHEEKAKFLGDNYLEEGPAGNDIRRTNVAQIRMAYRYETWCYELNLIAEGLKSTE
- the AMPD1 gene encoding AMP deaminase 1 isoform X4, with the translated sequence MPLFKLPAEEKQIDDAMRNFAEKVFASEVKDEGGRQEISPFDVEEICPISLREMQAHVFHLDTLSTSIEARRKKRFQGRKTVNLSIPLSETSSTKLSHIDEYISSPTYQTVPDFQRVQITGDYASGVTVEDFEIVCKGLYRALCIREKYMQKSFQRFPKTPSKYLRNIDGQAWVANESFYPVFTPPVKKGEDPFQTDKLPENLGYHLKMKDGVVYVYPNEAAASKDEPKPLPYPNLDTFLDDMNFLLALIAQGPVKTYTHRRLKFLSSKFQVHQMLNEMDELKELKNNPHRDFYNCRKGRQTFQRFDKFNDKYNPVGASELRDLYLKTDNYINGEYFATIIKEVGADLVEAKYQHAEPRLSIYGRSPDEWSKLSSWFVCNRIHCPNMTWMIQVPRIYDVFRSKNFLPHFGKMLENIFMPVFEATINPQADPNLSVFLKHITGFDSVDDESKHSGHMFSSKSPKPQEWTLEKNPSYTYYAYYMYANIMVLNSLRKERGMNTFLFRPHCGEAGALTHLMTAFMIADNISHGLNLKKSPVLQYLFFLAQIPIAMSPLSNNSLFLEYAKNPFLDFLQKGLMISLSTDDPMQFHFTKEPLMEEYAIAAQVFKLSTCDMCEVARNSVLQCGISHEEKAKFLGDNYLEEGPAGNDIRRTNVAQIRMAYRYETWCYELNLIAEGLKSTE